Proteins encoded by one window of Mustelus asterias chromosome 9, sMusAst1.hap1.1, whole genome shotgun sequence:
- the fgf3 gene encoding fibroblast growth factor 3 has protein sequence MFITACLLLSVLGFSRQQSPLPLEPTVAPKVPCAPSPACEARLRRDAGGRGGVYEHLGGAPRRRRLYCATKYHLQIHLSGKIDGTLEKNSIFSILEITAVDVGVVAIKGLFSGRYLAMNKRGRLYASEVYNQECEFVERIHELGYNTYASRTYRTIPNPAATRRRNSAERLWYVSINGKGRPRRGFKTRRTQKSSLFLPRVLDSKDHEMVRIFHTNSKYRESLLKGSSKVEKTRPAHTSG, from the exons ATGTTCATAACTGCCTGCTTGTTGCTGAGTGTTCTGGGTTTCAGTCGACAGCAGTCGCCGTTGCCCCTGGAGCCGACTGTGGCTCCGAAGGTGCCCTGTGCCCCGTCCCCAGCCTGCGAGGCCAGACTGCGGAGGGATGCCGGCGGGCGCGGAGGGGTCTACGAACATCTCGGGGGAGCACCGCGGCGGAGGAGGCTCTACTGTGCCACCAAGTACCATCTACAGATCCATCTCAGCGGCAAGATCGATGGCACGCTGGAAAAAAACAGCATCTTCA GTATATTGGAAATAACTGCAGTTGATGTGGGAGTTGTGGCGATTAAAGGTTTGTTTTCGGGTAGATACTTGGCTATGAACAAGAGAGGACGCTTGTATGCGTCG GAAGTCTATAACCAGGAATGTGAGTTTGTGGAACGCATTCATGAACTGGGATATAACACGTACGCTTCCAGGACCTACAGAACCATTCCAAATCCAGCGGCCACAAGGCGCAGGAATAGCGCCGAGAGACTTTGGTACGTGTCCATCAATGGCAAAGGCCGACCGCGAAGGGGCTTCAAAACCCGAAGGACTCAAAAATCCTCCCTCTTCCTGCCGAGGGTGCTGGACAGCAAAGACCACGAAATGGTCCGAATATTCCACACCAATTCCAAATATCGGGAGAGCCTATTGAAGGGTTCAAGCAAGGTGGAGAAGACGAGACCTGCCCACactagtggttaa